From the genome of Leptospira brenneri:
CAGATGATATCTATGTTTCTCCTTCACAAATTAAATTATTTGGTCTTCGCACGGGAGACACGGTTACAGGTCTTATCCGACCACCAAAAGAAGCAGAAAGATTTTTTGCTATGTTACGTGTGGAATCAATCAATGGATTTCCTGTCGAAGTAGCTGGGAAAAGAAATTTATTTGATAACCTCACACCACTCTATCCAAACGAAAGAATCAATATGGAGTTTGATCCAAGCCATTTAGACACTCGTGTGATTGATCTTATGTGTCCGATTGGAAAAGGACAAAGGGCACTCATTGTTGCTCCTCCGAGAACTGGTAAAACAGTTTTGATGCAATCCATCGCCAACGCGATTACTAGAAACCACCCTGAGATTTTTCTCATCGTCCTACTCATTGATGAACGTCCAGAAGAAGTGACAGACATGGCTCGTCACGTAAAGGGAGAAGTGGTGAGTTCTACTTTTGATGAACCAGCACAGCGTCACGTCCAAGTGGCAGAGATGGTGATCGAAAAAGCAAAACGACTTGTGGAACATGGAAAAGATGTGGTCATCCTCCTTGATTCCATCACAAGGCTTGCCCGTGCTTATAACCAAGTGGTTCCGACCTCAGGAAAGATTCTTTCCGGTGGTGTGGACTCCAATGCCCTTCACAAACCAAAACGTTTTTTTGGAGCAGCAAGAAATATCGAAGAGGGTGGGTCACTCACCATCATCGCGACTGCCCTCATTGACACCGGTTCCCGAATGGACGAGGTGATTTTTGAGGAATTTAAGGGAACGGGAAATATGGAGATCCATTTGGACCGAAAACTCGCTGACAAACGAATTTTCCCGGCCATCGACATCAACCGCTCGGGAACAAGAAAAGAAGAACTCCTCCTACCGCAGGATACCCTCACTCGAGTCTTTATCCTCCGAAAAGTACTTTCTCCCATGAGTATCACCGAAAGTATGGAACTATTGATCGAAAAAATGCGTGGCGCGAAGACCAACGACCAATTCCTCGCCAGCATGAATACGAACTAGAGGGATCACCATGAAAACTGACATTCATCCAAAATACGTTTCTGCAAAAATCAAATGCGCTTGTGGTACTGTGATCGATACTAGATCTACTGCCGGGGATATCAGTGTGGAAATTTGTTCCAACTGCCACCCTTTCTTTACCGGAAAATCCAAACTAGTGGATACAACTGGTCGAGTAGACAAGTTCAAGAAAAAATACAAAATGAAGTAAGAGGCTTTGGCCTCACGTCCGTCTAAGTTATAAACGGGGAGAACACTCATGGCAGTAATGGACTTTGCTCGATATAAAGAAATCAACGACCAAAGGTTGAATTACCGTGAGATGGACGACGCCACTGTCGTCTCCTACTACCGCAACACAGGTTGCGGGGACGGATACCGTATTTATTTAAAGTTAAACGAAAACTCTGTTGTGGAAGACGCAAGTTACACCACAACAGGTTGTGGGTTTGGGATCGTGGCACTTGCCATGGCAACCGAATACGCAAAAGGCAAATCGTTATCTGACTTAAAAAACCTTACACCTGAAACTTTAGAAACTCTATTCGAATTTCCTGAAAGAAGAAAGAACTACCCTGAATCAGCAGTGGCTGCTCTCAAAAAAGCAGTCGAAGACTATGAGTCGGGACAAGGTGTTCCCAAAGAAAATCGAATTACAAAATCCCAAACCATGGAGCTTCTCCATAACCAAGGCCATCTACAGAACGCTAAGTTATCCAGCGTTATGTTGGAAAAAGAAAAGTTAGATGGAGTTGATTTTAGTGGGGCAGACCTTCACAATGCATTTTTACAAAACTCTAGTTTCGTGGGTGCTAACTTTCAGGGTGCTAACTTAAAGGCTTCGTTTTTTAACGGTGCCGATCTCAGAAATGCCAATTTCCGGGGTGCTGACTTACGTTTTGCAAAGCTCGCCTCTGCCAAAATTGAAGGTGCTGATTTTACCGATGCTATTTATGATATTGGAACCCGAGTGGATCATAGCCAGATGTATATCTTTGATGTTATGAAAAAAGCTGGTAAGGATCTTTATCTAAAAACAGGGGATGGGGAATGAAGCCAGGCGATAAGGCAAAACTCACAAAACAAACATTCCTACACAAAGGTATTTTCATTTTTACTGGTTCCACTGTGGAAATCAAAGAAGTTCAGTCCGACAAAGCCATAGTCGTTTATAATGATAAAGAAGGATACCCGCACGATTTAGAGATGAATCTGACGGATTTGGCCCCGCTTTCCTAAAGCCGATTTTCTTGACACAAATCCTAAGAATCGTAACGTATTGTTAATCCAACTATGTTGATTCTAAGCCACCGTCAGGAAAATCACCTGCTTTTATCGATCCAAAGAGATGTCCTGATGGAAAACTCGAGAGAATTTTACCAAGAATTCGAGAAGGCAATAGAAAGTCAGAATTTTGGAAAATTGACAATGGATTTCCATTCCGTAAAGTTTCTAGACTCAAGTGGGATTGGAGCCGTCATCAAAGCCTCATCTGCTTTGCACAATCGTGGTGTGGAAATCTTTGTGACCAATTTGAATAAAAATTTAAACTCAGTGTTTCGCCTTTCTGGACTCAACCATATCCTTTCCATTTTGACTTTAGATGAATACCTTTCTAAATTTCCAGAGTTTCAAAAAACTCTAGAGGCATAAGCGTAATGAAACTCTACCGAATTTTCTCTCTTCTCATTTTGTCTGTAACTTTAAGTTCCTGTGCCACAGGTGTTAAATCCAGATCTTTACTTTTTCGTAGTAATGAATTTGCGATTTATACGGTGAACCGAGACAAAATCAGTTTAAAATCTGAAAGTTCGGTTCCAAAAACTTTTGCACATCCGGTAGAACTCACTGAAGATAAAATTTTAGACTTACTTGGAAACATTCGGTTTCGAGAAGAAAGTTCTTATGGAGATGTAAACAAATTTGTATTTGAAGAAAAAGAAATCAAAGAATTTGCATTAGACCTTGTCGATGGTTTACAAAAATTAAAACCCAATCAAATGCTTCTTGTGATCTCAAAATACAATCCCGTTCGTTCCGTGGTTTCCCATTACTCGCGAACAGGTTTTTATATTTGGTCTTCCGATACATCGATAGAAGTTCTTTTTGGAGACCTCCAACAAGAAGTCACTTATGATGAACAAGGGAATTATTTTGACTGGTCCAATATCCCAGACATTCCTTTTGAACATTTTCCCAGGTCTACATACATTTTACAAGGTCCAGGTTTCTCTTTTAAAAAAGTATCAGGATTTCGCAATAAACATTGGTTAGTTTTTGATAAAGCTGATTTAGCAAAACTAAAGTTTGAAAAACGAAAAAAACACCTCCCAGAGGTGGCAAACTCTATTGACGCTGATTTAAAGCCGGAAAGAAAAATTACCAAGGATGAAGAAGAAGGGATTCTCAACGAGGAATAATTGATTCGTTGTTTAGTCTTCTTTTCTGATTACCAATCGTTCTGTTTGAATGCTTCCGTCGGTTCCTAGAAAAAAACGAGTTTTTCCCACCAGGGAATTGATTCCTAGTCGGTAATTTTTCCCCGCTCCAAAACTAAGATCCACTCCAGGAAATACCTCTCTTTCCACATCCACAAAGGCATCTGGATTTGGTTCATAAGATCCGAGAGCCGTTTCAAACTGTTTGGATTCCGTTTCTAAAACTTTGGTGAATTTTTCATTCGCATCCTTTAGTTTGGCGATGGTTTCTTTTTCTTCTTGGGTGAGTTCTTTTTTTTGGCTCTTTTCGACAAGTTTAGTGAGTGCAAGTTGTACTTTGTGAAGAGTGATTTCTTTGTCAGTGATTTCTTTTTTCATTCGGTTCAGTTCATCGAGTAACTCTGGGGGAGTTCCTATCGCGACTTTTGTTTTGGTTTCCACAACCGCGCCGAGTTTGGCACAGGTGAGAGAGTTACCAGCGATCACTGTTCCTCCGATCACCTCTCCCCGTCCTCCCATCACACGAATGAAATCCTTTGCAGAAATTTCCGAATGCATGACTGCTTCTTCAACAAAAATACTTCCATGAGCTGCAAGTTTTCCCTGCTCCACAAATTTAGCGTATATATTTCCTTCTGATTCTATATATCCTTCGCCACGGCCCATAAATCCGCCGGACAAAACAATATCTCCCTTGGCCTTGAGAAAGGCTTTCCCTACGGAATTACGAATGATGATACTCCCATTTGTGGTTAATGAAAATCCATCTCCGATTTTTTCTTCCACAATGATGGTTCCTGGAAAATCTATATTTCCTGTAGAATAATCGACTGCTTCCAGTTGGATCACTTCATCCACTTTGATTTCCCATGCTGCAGATAAAACTGGGCGGCCAGCAATTTTAGCGTACAGTTTGTCCTCTTTTAGCTCCACATTTGGTCCAAGATGCCAATCCACAGATTTTTCTTCTTGGTAGGGGATGATGGTCCCATTGACTGTTTTCCCAAATTCACCTTTTTTTGGTGGGATTCGTTCTGCTATGAGATCACCAGGTTTGACTGATTGGATGACACCAATATTTTTGTAATCAATCCTTCCATGTTCATCTTCTTCTAATTGTGGTTTGTTATCCGAACGAAAATGGATTTTGATTTGGCCATCTTTACCAGGTATGGGGGGATAACCTTTGGCAATTGTATAGGGAACAAAAAATGTTGGATTTTTGATTTGATTTTGAATGACAAGATCGATGATTCCTACAGAAATTCCGACCGATGCAATTTGTTCACGTAACTGGTATTCGGTGAGAAGATCTCCTCCATGTTTAGGTGGGTGGAGAACCATTTTGGCTTCCATATGATCTTCAGAGATAGTGATGTCCGCATAAGAACTGATCGGATCACCTTTGGACCAAGTTCCAATTTCAGCTGGTTTGTTCTCGGCGAGAGCTACAATTTTTTTAATTTGATCAAGGTTGTAACCTTCCACACCAAAGAGTTGCACTCTTGCGACAACATCTTTGTAATCGACTTTTTTACCTTTTGGTCCAGGTTTTGTGATTTTTAATACGGCTTTGCCGCCGGAGTTTTCGATTTGGAAATAACCATTTTCTGAGGCTTCTAAATCTTGGAGAATTCTATCTGTATACGAGTCTGGGCCTGGCATCTAATTGTATTCTAATAAATGAGAAACGACATCTTCCTCTCCATCAGTTTTTAGTTCTAACTTGGGAGTCATTCCGTCGATTGTATTAATTAGAGTCATCACTTCATTAAATTGACAAGAAATTATTCGTGGAAGATCAATATAAGCCGAACGAAAGTATAAATCCAGTGCGTTTACTAAATGAATGTATTCTATAAAATCGCCACGATCTGTATAAAGAATAGGGGTTTTTGCATAGTAACATTCCGCTAAAATTCCGTATCCGGGTTTTGTGCAAACATAATCAGCAGCCGCCACAAGATCAGGGTAATGTGATACTTCAGGAACTAAAATTCCTTCGGTTTGGATTCCTGGAACTCCATAAGCAACTAGTTTGGTTGAATTGGATAGATTTTCTGTCTGCAGTTTGGTTCCTTCTAAACCGTAAGCACCAAAAGATAAAAGGATATAAGTGGTATCGTCTCTAAATCCAAATTTTTGTCTGGCCTCTTGTTTGGAGAGTGTTGGTTTTCTTCCCACTAAACCAATCTGAGTTGATTCTAAGAATGGTGGCATGGGACAAAAAAAAGGTAAAATCAGAGCCTCGGTCGCAAAGGAATATTCAACTTCTAGTCTTTCACTTAAGTCCCCAAAATAAGAATCATCTTTTGCATAATTTTTATAAATAAAATCCCAAGTAAAGTTCCCAATAAATACACTCGGAATTCCTACTTCCAAAGCAATCGTAATAGGAAAGGAAGAACTATCCGTTACAATTAAATTTATTTTGTTTTTTTTACAGTATTCAGTTTCTTCTTTGAGGAGTTCTGTTTTCTTTTTTTCAAAGTCGATGAGTTCTGCTTTGGTTGTTTGTAAATCAATGGAGAGTGAGTTTTTTTGTGAAACTCCTACATCAAGTTTTAGATTTCTTAACTTTAGTTTGGGATGAGTGAAATCTAAAAACGAAATCCTTGTGCTGACTAAATGGATTTCTTCTATAAAATTTTCTTTGAGTAATCGTTGGATGATATTTCCCGAGCGACTGATATGGCCAAAACCATGGCCTGAGATATAAAAATAAAGTTTCATTTGTTTCTTTGCCGGATGGACTCATATAAAACAATTCCACAAGACATTGCTAAGTTGAGTGAATCTGCTTCTCCTAACATAGGTAAGTGGAGTGTATCATCGGAAAGGTTTTTTGCATCTGGACTTAGTCCATACTGCTCACTACCAAAAAGAAAAACGGACTTTTCTTTCATATTAATGGAAGAGTAAAGTGTTTTCCCTTCTGGCGTAACGGCATAACGTTTATACCCTTTGGATTGAAATTCTGTTAGGACTTCTTTTAAATCTCCAATGTATACAGGTAAGGTAAATATGGTTCCTGTACTGGCTCTCACTACATTCGGGTTAAAAAGATCAATCCTTGGATCGGTGACAATCACAAGTCCCACTCCCGCACCTTCTGCTGTTCTTAGGATGGTTCCAAGGTTTCCCGGTTTTTCTACCCCTTCGATGATCAGAATAGGGTTGGTATCGATCGATTTGATTTTTTCCCAAGGAACATTGGCATCGGGTGTTTCCGCCACTGCAATCAGACCATCTGGCCTATCGCGATAAGAAATTTTTTCGAAAATTTTACGAGGGAGTTCAAAAATAGGACAGTGAACAGACTGAATTAATTTTTCTTCATTTTCTCCTAAAAAACATTCAGGGGAAATGAATAAACTCGTAATGTTGACCGGTAAACAAGGGATAGGTGAATTAGGATTGTTCGTAACTGCTTTTTTGATTTCACGATACCCTTCGATGAAGAATTTTTTTTCTTCATCGCGGTTTCTTTTTTCTTTAAGTCCTGCTACCCATTTAACTTTTGGATTAGAAAAACTTGTGATGTATTGTCTTCTATTTGGCATGGATTTCTAAAGAATGGATTCGTTTATTTGGAGAAGAAAGTACAAAATCCAGCTGGGTATTTTTTCCCCGATTTTTCGGGAATGAATAACTCGGAGGTTTGGTAACTGCCTTTTGATTTGATTCGTGAGGATAAAATCCTTTCTAACGTTAGGGGGCTAAACCCTTGGCTATGACAACTGAGAATGACAAATTCTGGTTTGGAATCGGAAAGTTCCATCAATGCATCCATCAGCTCACTTAAATTTTCTTCAATCTTCCAAACCTCTCCCTTCGAACCACGTCCGAAACTAGGAGGATCTAAAATGAGACCCTGGTATTTTTTCCCTCGTTTGATTTCTCTACGGATGAATTTCATCACATCATCGACAATCCAACGAACTGGTTTAGAATCGAGTCCAGAAAGTTTTGCATTTTCGCGTGCCCAGTCTACCATTCCTTTCGATGCATCCACATGGCATACACTCATTCCTGCATCCAAACAGGCTAGTGTGGATCCTCCCGAGTAGGCAAATAGATTTAGAACTTCAAGGCCCTGTTTCTTTTTTCCTATTTCTCGGATTCGGTTCCAGTTAGTTTCTTGTTCGGGAAAAAGTCCAATATGACCAAAAGGAGTGAGTTTGATTTTGAAAGTTAAATTGGAAAATTCTATGGTAAAACTTTCTGGAACTTTTTTTTGAAAATTCCAGTGCCCAGAGCCGGAATCATTTTTGATGTACTGTGCATGTAGATCGTTCCAAATTTCAGGTGTTGCTTTTCCATACGCTGAGGTAGGGGAGGAACGAAGGAGTTTATACCCACCAACGATTTCTAATTTGGAGAGGTCACCTGAGTCCAAGAGTTCGTAACTTTTTGTCATACCAATTCCAGGAAAATAAAGGTTAGGTCGTCGTCCCATTCTTTTATTTCTAGTTTAGAAAAAGACTCCAAATCTTGAATGAGTTTTGTTTTGAATAGGTGGTTTGGCAGTTCCCTGTTTGTGCGTAAAAACTCAAGTAAGCCCGTTTCTCCATACATATTTCCTTCTGGATCAAAACATTCTAGAACCCCGTCACTTAGGATGAGGATTCTATCTTTTGGCTCTACGCGGTGAGTTGTCTCTTCAATTTGGATTTCTGGAAAGACACCAATGATTTTTCCTTTGGGATGGACTTTTAAAATTTCTCCACTGGCTCTTTGTAGATAAGCACTGGGGTGACCTGCCCGTCCAAACCTCCAGACTTTGGTAGATGTATTCAAATATAAATACGATGCCGTTACATACTGAGGATTACAGTTCCCATATAACACGCGATTCATGCCTTCCAATACTTGTTTGGGAGAAGAAATATTATCTTTTTGTGTGGTAAAAGCAACCTTTCCCATTGCTGAGATAAGTGAGGCCGGAATTCCATGCCCAGAAACATCACAGAGAACAATTCCTAGTTCATAAGGATTTGGTGAAAAGTATTCATAGAAATCACCACCAACATCCTTCATCGGTTGGATATAAATTTGGATTTGTAAGTTTTTTACATCCGGGATGGTTTTGGGAAGGGACTGCATCAGGATGTCCCTGGAAATTTTTCTTTCTTTTCTAAGGCTTGTGACTTGGGCAAGAGCTAAGTCTTTTTCTTGGCGGAGTAGTTGGATTCTGTCAGCCAATGCAAAAGCAAAGAGAGTAATGTCAGCAAGGGAAGCGATAGGAAATAACATTTCTTCTAGAAATGGATTTGTCGGAAGGATTCCGAATTTGAGTAATCCATAAACAATACAAGTAATTAGTAATAGAACAAAGGCCACTGCAAAATAATAAAAGGAACGAAGTCGTTTGAAAATTCCCCAAACTAAAACTCCGAGTAAACTGAAACAAATAAAAACAGATAACCAACTAACACCAATAGACGCTTCTGAAATTCCACCGAAGAGGGCGATTAATGCATTGAGTAAAGCGAATAGACCTAATACTTGATAAAACCTTGCGATTTTTGGAACTCGAACCTTTAGTTTTAGAAAATTAGATGTAAAGAGGACAAAGAAAAAAAGACAAACACTGAAAAAAACAGGAATTCCTACCCGTTTCCAAAAATAAGAATCGGGAACAAAAAAATATCCCCAGAATCCGAGTAAGGAAAGTTGTCCCAAACCAAAGAAAAGCACATAACCAATATAGTAAAAATAGTTCCGATCTCTGACAAAAAAGGCAATTGCGAGATTATATAAAATAATAATTCCTAAACTTCCAAAAAATAATCCATAAACCCATTGGTTGATATAATCTTCTCTCTGAAGGTTTCTTTGGTTGGTAAAAATAAATGAAAATTGTAATGAGATTTCCGATTTGATGGCAATGAGAATAGTTTCTTTTTCATGACCGATCCTAAAAACAAAATTTCGATGAGGGAATTCTCTTTGAAAGACAGGTTGGATATGGCCAGATTTGGAAACTACATAAGTATTTCCGTCATTTTTATGGAATAATTCCACGGAATCAATGTTATGTGCTTTGATGAGAAGGAGTGGGTATCTGGCTGGATCGGGAAGGTCTTTTGGTTCTAACTTTAACCAAACTGTACCTTCTAAAAATCCGAAATTAACAAAATCATCGGTGATCCTTTGGAAGGATCCTGTTTTTAGTATTGACTCTACGGGAACGGAAGAAGTCGGATCGATCCAAAATGTAAATTTTTTTGTATGGATGATCCGTTCTCCAGTGTCGTTTGGTGATTCTGAAAATAGTGGATGGATGAAAGAGAGGGTTGTGAAAAAAACTAGGAAAAGGAATTCGGTTGTGGTTATTTTTTTCAATTGGGGTCTCGGACAAGGGTTTTAACCCCTGTCCTTTTTGTTAGGTGTTCTTAAGCCTGTTTTTTTGCTGCTTCGTAAGAGATTTCTTGCGGACCAGTGTAAATTTGTCTTGGTCGACCAATCTTTAAACTAGGATCTTCAATCATCTCTTTCCACTGCGCAATCCAACCAGGAAGTCTTCCCATAGCAAACATCACTGTAAACATATTGGTTGGAATTCCTAGAGCGCGGTAGATGATTCCTGAATAGAAGTCTACGTTTGGATAAAGTTTTCTTTCCACAAAGTATGGATCGTTAAGAGCTGCCTCTTCCAATTCTTTTGCGATGTCAAGAAGTGGATCTTTGATTCCTAATTTGTTAAGAACTTTATCACAAGCAACTTTGATGATTTTGGCGCGTGGGTCAAAGTTTTTGTAAACTCGGTGGCCAAACCCATTCAATCGGAAACTAGAGTTTTTGTCTTTGGCTTGTTCTACGATTTTTTTAACAGAAAGCCCACTCTTTTTAATCCCTTCCAACATCTCTAATACTTCTTGGTTCGCACCACCATGACGTGGTCCCCAAAGAGCAAGAATTCCTGCAGAGATTGCACCGTAAAGGTTTGCTAGGGAAGATCCCACCAAACGTACAGTAGATGTGGAACAGTTTTGTTCGTGGTCCGCATGAAGGATGAGAAGTAAATTAAGTGCAGATACAATTTCTGGATCGATATTGTAATCTTCTGCAGGAACCGCAAACATCATGTTCATAAAATTAGAGGCGTAGTCTAATTCATTGAGTGGGTGAATGATGGGTTGCCCGATAGACTTTTTATAAGCATAAGCGGCAATCGTTGGGAATTTCGCAAGCAAACGAATGATAGAGATTTCTCTATGTTCTTCGTTCATTGGATCATAACTATCTTGGTAGTATGTTGATAAACAACCCATCATACAAGACATGATCGCCATTGGGTGTCCATCTTTTGGAAAACCATTGAACAGGCGTTTGAGATCCTCATGGATCATTGTATGGTTGGTGATGGAAGTATTCCATTCTTTGAGTTGTGTTTCGTTTGGAAGTTTGCCGTAGATGAGTAAATAAGCTACTTCAGTGAACGTAGACTTAGCGGCCAAATCATCAATAGGAATTCCGCGGTAACGCAAGATTCCCTGTTCTCCATCAAGAAAGGTGATCTCACTTGTGCAAGCACCTGTATTTAAATAACCGGAATCAATCGTAACATAACCGGACAATTGGCGGAGTTTAGTAATATCAATTGCCTTCTCGTTTTCACTTCCCACTAAAATTGGAAGTTCGAACTCCTTTCCATCCACTTTCAGAATTGCCTTTTCGGACATATCTTCTCCTGTATATCTCTGTCTATTTCAAAGGATAGACGGAGGAAAGGGTGGGGAAAAGTCATTTTTTACAACTTATGGTATTTTTTCATAATGTCATATGCGTAGAAATTCGAAACGACGATGCGACAGTAATCTCTCGACTCCTTATAGGGAAGGTCTTCTAAAAAATGGTTAAAATCGCCAGAATAAACGGACTTCTTCCACTTTCGCAAATTTCCTGGCCCCCCGTTATAAGCGATGGATGCCCATTTCAATTCGTTACTATTTGATTTCAAAAGATAAGCCAAAAATTTTGTCCCCAAACGGATCGAAGTTTCGGGTTCGTAGAGGGAATAAGTGGTAATTCCCATCCGAGAGGCGAGCTCTCTTCCTGTCGCTGGCATGATTTGCATGAGGCCCCGAGCATTGGACCGGGAGGTTGCGGTTTCTTTGAAGAAGGATTCTTGGCGCATCAGAGCGTAAACTTTGTCTTCTGAGATGTCATTTTCATTTGCATAGCGAGAGACAATACTTTGGTGTGGCCTTGGGTAAATTCTGACAGAGATCGATGTGGGTAGGAGGATGGGGTCATCGGGAATGAGATGCCTTTTGAGAAGGGAACGGGTATGAAAGGCCGTATAGTATGTGTTATAGGTTAGGTCTCCGATTCCTACTAGAATTTCGTCTTTTTCTTCTTCCGAAAGATTTTCTCTTTTTACATGAAAGTTGACAAGACTTAAACCCAAACTGTCCTCACCCACACGAAAGTATTCTTTGGCAAGATTGAGGAGTTTATGTCCTTGGATCCGTGAACTCATTCCTCCCAGTTTATTTCCTAACTCATAAGAATCTTTCGGATACACAAATCCTAAGTTTCTACCTAAGATGGCGTATGACTCTTCTGGAATTCCTGCCGTATAAGATAGATATTCAAAAAGATATTCTTTATTATAAGTGGGATTGTCTGGTTTGTTTCCTTCTTTGATAAGGGATAAAAATTCTTCACGGATCACTCTTGTATAATAAGAACCGGGACAAAGTGCGTAGTATCTCTTTAGTTCTTTTTTTAATTTCTCCGTGTCGCCATTCTCTTTAAGAGATCGTAAATACCAATAGACAAGTCTGCCTTTGACGGGAAGGTTGGGAATTTCTGCGAGGGCTCTTTCAAATTTTGCGAGAGGAGCATAGTTTGATTTTTCACCTTTACGATCTACCAGGTATTCGATGAGTCTATCTTGGTAAAAAAGATTAAAAGGATACTTTCCTAAATATAAAATTAAGTTTTCAAAGTATAATTCACGATCCCCCAAACGATCGTAAGAGGCTGCGATTACACGGTAATATCCAGCATCTTTTCCAGGGAATGTTTTTAAAAGCTCAATAGCCCCTTGGAATTTATTCTGTTGGTATAAAATATCAGCTAATGAAACAATAAAAGCTGAATCCATATCTACGAAGGTTTTGTTGGAACGCAGGACTCTGAAAAGTTCGTTTGTTTTTCCTGTTTTGGTTAAGACTGTCGATAAATGTCTGAATCCTTCATAGTAAGCAAGTCTTGTTGAGAATAATTCTGGCCTTGTTTTAAATAAGGCTTCTTTGTCGTTATTGCTAATGGCAGGAAGGAGAATGGTAAGTTCAGAAGGAGCAAGTTGTAATATACTTCCTGATCCTTTGTATTTGGACCAATCAGCTGCAATTAGATGCACCGTTGAATCGGATAGTCCATCTCTCTGCAGGCAGTTTAACCATTCTTCTATGGCCCCTTTTTCGTCACCTAATATCAGTTTTGCTTTACCATATCTGTATTGTGTATCCCCGGTGAGTAGATACCTTCTATGAGATTCTTGTGTGGAGCTAATTTTTTCGATGATCTCTTTCCACTGGTTGTTGGCAGCCATTAGGCGAACCAGTTCATCCAAGAGGCGTCTACAGATTGGATCTTCTTCCAAATTCAGTCGGTTTAAAAATTGGATTCGTTCTTGCGGCGTTAGATAATTTCTTTGTGAAATTTCTGTGTACAACTTCCAGTAACTCAGTTTGAATAGAGTGGTTTGGAAGGGCATGGTTTGTGTCAGGATTTTTCTGACTTCTTCTTC
Proteins encoded in this window:
- a CDS encoding class I SAM-dependent methyltransferase; this translates as MTKSYELLDSGDLSKLEIVGGYKLLRSSPTSAYGKATPEIWNDLHAQYIKNDSGSGHWNFQKKVPESFTIEFSNLTFKIKLTPFGHIGLFPEQETNWNRIREIGKKKQGLEVLNLFAYSGGSTLACLDAGMSVCHVDASKGMVDWARENAKLSGLDSKPVRWIVDDVMKFIRREIKRGKKYQGLILDPPSFGRGSKGEVWKIEENLSELMDALMELSDSKPEFVILSCHSQGFSPLTLERILSSRIKSKGSYQTSELFIPEKSGKKYPAGFCTFFSK
- a CDS encoding SpoIIE family protein phosphatase, encoding MKKITTTEFLFLVFFTTLSFIHPLFSESPNDTGERIIHTKKFTFWIDPTSSVPVESILKTGSFQRITDDFVNFGFLEGTVWLKLEPKDLPDPARYPLLLIKAHNIDSVELFHKNDGNTYVVSKSGHIQPVFQREFPHRNFVFRIGHEKETILIAIKSEISLQFSFIFTNQRNLQREDYINQWVYGLFFGSLGIIILYNLAIAFFVRDRNYFYYIGYVLFFGLGQLSLLGFWGYFFVPDSYFWKRVGIPVFFSVCLFFFVLFTSNFLKLKVRVPKIARFYQVLGLFALLNALIALFGGISEASIGVSWLSVFICFSLLGVLVWGIFKRLRSFYYFAVAFVLLLITCIVYGLLKFGILPTNPFLEEMLFPIASLADITLFAFALADRIQLLRQEKDLALAQVTSLRKERKISRDILMQSLPKTIPDVKNLQIQIYIQPMKDVGGDFYEYFSPNPYELGIVLCDVSGHGIPASLISAMGKVAFTTQKDNISSPKQVLEGMNRVLYGNCNPQYVTASYLYLNTSTKVWRFGRAGHPSAYLQRASGEILKVHPKGKIIGVFPEIQIEETTHRVEPKDRILILSDGVLECFDPEGNMYGETGLLEFLRTNRELPNHLFKTKLIQDLESFSKLEIKEWDDDLTFIFLELV
- a CDS encoding lytic transglycosylase domain-containing protein, producing MRHFWLASRILIFFTTSLFADTDLQYLIKSHQWGQIENHFRNTNPSRESEVYSLIEFHEKSPNGDKEKRFRYLISLVRGVFVTESSEEEVRKILTQTMPFQTTLFKLSYWKLYTEISQRNYLTPQERIQFLNRLNLEEDPICRRLLDELVRLMAANNQWKEIIEKISSTQESHRRYLLTGDTQYRYGKAKLILGDEKGAIEEWLNCLQRDGLSDSTVHLIAADWSKYKGSGSILQLAPSELTILLPAISNNDKEALFKTRPELFSTRLAYYEGFRHLSTVLTKTGKTNELFRVLRSNKTFVDMDSAFIVSLADILYQQNKFQGAIELLKTFPGKDAGYYRVIAASYDRLGDRELYFENLILYLGKYPFNLFYQDRLIEYLVDRKGEKSNYAPLAKFERALAEIPNLPVKGRLVYWYLRSLKENGDTEKLKKELKRYYALCPGSYYTRVIREEFLSLIKEGNKPDNPTYNKEYLFEYLSYTAGIPEESYAILGRNLGFVYPKDSYELGNKLGGMSSRIQGHKLLNLAKEYFRVGEDSLGLSLVNFHVKRENLSEEEKDEILVGIGDLTYNTYYTAFHTRSLLKRHLIPDDPILLPTSISVRIYPRPHQSIVSRYANENDISEDKVYALMRQESFFKETATSRSNARGLMQIMPATGRELASRMGITTYSLYEPETSIRLGTKFLAYLLKSNSNELKWASIAYNGGPGNLRKWKKSVYSGDFNHFLEDLPYKESRDYCRIVVSNFYAYDIMKKYHKL
- a CDS encoding citrate synthase; translated protein: MSEKAILKVDGKEFELPILVGSENEKAIDITKLRQLSGYVTIDSGYLNTGACTSEITFLDGEQGILRYRGIPIDDLAAKSTFTEVAYLLIYGKLPNETQLKEWNTSITNHTMIHEDLKRLFNGFPKDGHPMAIMSCMMGCLSTYYQDSYDPMNEEHREISIIRLLAKFPTIAAYAYKKSIGQPIIHPLNELDYASNFMNMMFAVPAEDYNIDPEIVSALNLLLILHADHEQNCSTSTVRLVGSSLANLYGAISAGILALWGPRHGGANQEVLEMLEGIKKSGLSVKKIVEQAKDKNSSFRLNGFGHRVYKNFDPRAKIIKVACDKVLNKLGIKDPLLDIAKELEEAALNDPYFVERKLYPNVDFYSGIIYRALGIPTNMFTVMFAMGRLPGWIAQWKEMIEDPSLKIGRPRQIYTGPQEISYEAAKKQA